Proteins from a genomic interval of Staphylococcus debuckii:
- a CDS encoding GNAT family N-acetyltransferase → MEHIKTYVRQDYTRNGEKYVIEGPVPREKLETFNYDEGLDAFRKPIEQFEAIQEISELPEGRIYVLRKADTIVGYVTYHYPDPLERWSTGNLPYLVELGAIEVALPYRGTGLGSELIKQSLSEDEFEDYIILTTEYYWHWDLKNSKLDVYEYKKLMQNLMAQGGLEIFATDDPEITGHPANCLMARIGSRISLDQIKAFDDVRFMNRFFY, encoded by the coding sequence ATGGAACATATCAAAACGTATGTAAGGCAAGATTATACTCGCAACGGTGAAAAGTATGTCATTGAAGGTCCTGTACCGCGCGAAAAACTGGAAACATTTAATTATGATGAAGGACTCGATGCATTCAGAAAACCTATCGAACAATTTGAAGCAATTCAAGAAATTAGTGAGCTGCCTGAAGGACGCATTTATGTATTACGCAAAGCAGACACTATAGTCGGTTATGTAACTTACCACTATCCTGACCCTTTAGAACGATGGTCAACGGGAAACTTGCCTTATTTAGTAGAGCTCGGCGCTATTGAAGTGGCACTTCCCTATCGTGGAACAGGTCTCGGCAGCGAATTAATTAAACAAAGCTTAAGCGAAGATGAATTCGAAGATTATATAATTTTAACAACTGAATATTATTGGCACTGGGATTTGAAAAATTCTAAATTAGATGTATATGAATATAAAAAGTTAATGCAGAATTTAATGGCACAAGGAGGTCTGGAAATTTTTGCGACTGATGACCCGGAAATTACAGGGCATCCTGCGAATTGTTTAATGGCAAGAATTGGTTCACGCATCTCTTTAGATCAAATTAAAGCATTTGACGATGTGCGCTTTATGAACCGCTTTTTCTACTAA
- a CDS encoding bifunctional 3-deoxy-7-phosphoheptulonate synthase/chorismate mutase, with translation MNKLEQYRNEIENINEQILDLFVKRGELAQKIGEEKRKQGTKVYDPEREKVMLNALIEKNNGPFNDNVIKQLFKEIFKASTDLQKADHEKHLIVSRKLKPEDTIVQFDNGGVIGDGNKSFIFGPCSVESQEQVDKVAADLQNKGLKFIRGGAFKPRTSPYDFQGLGLEGLKILKNVKDKYNLNVVSEIVSPADFELADEYLDVFQIGARNMQNFELLKEAGRTNKPVLLKRGMSATIEEFIFAAEYIASQGNSNIILCERGIRTYEKATRNTLDISAVPILKQGTHLPVMVDVTHSTGRKDIMLPTAKAALAVGADGVMAEVHPDPAVALSDSGQQMDLEQFDKFYNELKPLADMYDNNQLH, from the coding sequence ATGAATAAGTTGGAACAGTACAGAAATGAAATCGAGAATATTAACGAACAAATTTTAGACCTTTTTGTAAAACGTGGTGAACTCGCACAAAAAATCGGGGAAGAAAAGCGTAAGCAGGGAACAAAGGTATATGATCCTGAACGTGAAAAAGTAATGTTGAATGCATTAATTGAGAAAAATAATGGTCCATTTAATGACAATGTAATTAAACAATTATTTAAAGAAATCTTTAAAGCATCCACAGATTTACAAAAAGCTGATCATGAGAAACATCTTATTGTTTCTAGAAAATTAAAACCTGAAGACACTATTGTACAATTTGATAATGGCGGTGTTATCGGGGATGGAAATAAATCATTTATTTTCGGCCCTTGTTCAGTAGAATCACAAGAACAAGTGGATAAAGTTGCTGCTGATTTGCAAAACAAAGGCTTGAAATTTATTCGTGGAGGTGCATTCAAACCTCGTACATCACCTTATGATTTCCAAGGCTTAGGATTAGAAGGATTAAAAATTCTTAAAAATGTTAAAGATAAATATAATTTAAATGTAGTCAGTGAAATTGTATCGCCAGCAGATTTTGAATTAGCAGATGAATACTTGGATGTTTTCCAAATTGGCGCGCGTAATATGCAAAACTTTGAATTGTTGAAAGAAGCAGGACGTACGAACAAACCAGTGTTATTGAAACGTGGTATGTCAGCGACTATCGAAGAATTTATTTTTGCAGCTGAATACATTGCTTCTCAAGGTAACAGTAATATTATCTTATGTGAACGTGGTATTAGAACTTACGAAAAAGCTACACGAAATACATTAGATATTTCAGCTGTACCAATTTTAAAACAGGGTACACATTTACCGGTAATGGTAGACGTTACGCATAGTACAGGACGTAAAGATATTATGCTTCCGACAGCAAAAGCTGCTTTAGCAGTTGGAGCAGATGGCGTAATGGCAGAAGTACATCCTGATCCAGCAGTGGCATTAAGTGACAGCGGACAACAAATGGACTTAGAACAATTCGATAAATTCTATAATGAATTAAAACCATTAGCAGATATGTACGATAATAACCAATTACATTAA
- a CDS encoding acetoin utilization protein AcuC, whose amino-acid sequence MSQNNKQTGYVYSNQLMQYRFSDDHPFNQMRLKLTTELLIDAGLLKPDQIITPRIATDEELTLIHSYDYVNAIKHASHGILSPSEAKKYGLADEDTSQFKHMHQHSARIVGGALKLADMIVNDELQNGCHLGGGLHHALPGRANGFCIYNDVAITAKYLSKQYGLRVMVIDTDAHHGDGVQWSFYTENDILNYSIHETGKFLFPGSGHYTERGKEQGFSYSVNVPLEPYTEDDSFIECFKKTVTPVVQSYQPDILLSVHGVDIHYLDPLTHMNCTLDALYEVPYYIKHLANTYTNGKVLMFGGGGYNIWRVVPRAWSHVLLSLMDMPVQHGNLPEEWISKWQHYAPLDLPTTWDDKRLDYMEIPRTAEISAKNLKHANQVASWF is encoded by the coding sequence ATGAGTCAAAATAATAAACAAACGGGGTATGTCTATTCTAATCAATTGATGCAATACCGCTTCAGTGATGACCATCCATTTAATCAAATGCGTTTAAAATTAACTACAGAGTTATTAATTGATGCAGGATTATTAAAGCCGGATCAAATCATTACGCCGCGTATTGCAACTGATGAAGAACTGACATTGATTCATTCCTATGATTATGTCAATGCAATCAAGCATGCTTCTCATGGGATTTTAAGTCCATCTGAAGCTAAGAAATATGGATTAGCGGACGAAGATACGTCGCAATTCAAACACATGCATCAGCATAGCGCGCGCATTGTTGGGGGTGCTTTGAAGCTTGCTGATATGATAGTTAATGATGAATTGCAAAATGGCTGTCATTTAGGAGGCGGCTTGCATCATGCATTGCCAGGCAGAGCAAATGGCTTCTGTATTTATAATGATGTCGCTATTACTGCTAAATATTTATCCAAACAATACGGCTTGCGTGTAATGGTGATTGATACAGATGCACACCATGGGGATGGCGTGCAATGGAGCTTTTATACGGAAAATGATATTCTGAATTATTCCATTCATGAAACAGGAAAATTTCTCTTCCCTGGTTCTGGACATTACACAGAACGCGGAAAAGAACAAGGTTTCAGTTATTCAGTGAATGTTCCTCTAGAGCCATACACTGAAGATGATTCTTTTATTGAGTGTTTTAAAAAGACGGTTACACCTGTCGTTCAATCTTATCAACCTGACATATTATTAAGTGTGCATGGGGTGGATATACATTATTTAGATCCACTCACGCATATGAATTGTACATTAGATGCTTTATATGAAGTGCCCTACTACATTAAACACTTAGCAAATACGTATACAAACGGGAAAGTGTTAATGTTCGGCGGCGGTGGTTATAATATTTGGCGTGTGGTGCCGCGAGCTTGGAGTCACGTATTATTAAGTTTGATGGATATGCCGGTCCAACATGGTAATTTGCCAGAAGAATGGATTAGTAAATGGCAGCACTATGCGCCATTGGATTTACCGACTACTTGGGATGATAAACGTTTAGATTACATGGAAATTCCGAGAACTGCTGAAATTTCTGCTAAGAATTTAAAGCATGCGAATCAAGTGGCCAGTTGGTTTTAA
- a CDS encoding DUF948 domain-containing protein has protein sequence MDWILPVAGLIAALAFLVLVIGIVLVLVSVKKNLDYVAKTLDGIEGQVQGITRESTDLLHKANRLTEDIQDKVDRLNSVVDGVKGIGDSIQDLDGSVDRVTNSIAHNISQNEDKISQVIQWSNVAMEIADKWQYRKQQRESANYRG, from the coding sequence ATGGACTGGATTTTACCTGTAGCAGGTCTAATTGCAGCTTTAGCATTTTTAGTTTTAGTAATCGGAATTGTGCTAGTCTTAGTATCTGTTAAGAAAAATTTAGACTATGTTGCTAAAACTCTTGACGGAATCGAAGGTCAAGTACAAGGGATTACTCGTGAATCAACAGACTTACTTCACAAAGCTAACCGCTTAACTGAAGATATTCAAGATAAAGTGGACCGCTTAAATTCTGTAGTTGATGGAGTAAAAGGCATCGGTGATTCTATCCAAGATTTAGATGGATCAGTGGACCGAGTAACAAACTCAATTGCACATAACATTTCTCAAAATGAAGACAAAATTTCACAAGTCATCCAATGGTCAAATGTTGCTATGGAAATTGCTGATAAATGGCAATATAGAAAGCAACAAAGAGAAAGTGCAAACTACAGAGGCTAA
- the ccpA gene encoding catabolite control protein A translates to MTVTIYDVAREARVSMATVSRVVNGNQNVKPETRDKVNAVIKKLNYRPNAVARGLASKKTTTVGVIIPDISNVYYSQLARGLEDIATMYKYHSIISNSDNDPAKAKEIFNNLLSKQVDGIIFLGGTLDEELEQLIETSSVPVVVSGTSDDDEHIASVNINYKQAAIDVTEHLIETGAKQFAFVGGNNSEKAEADVLASLIEVLEKHNLSLKDEMKFTGKETYKDGVNAFETISQYQPDAILSISDEQAIGIVHSALDANVQIPEDLQVVSFNNTRLVEMVRPQLSSVIQPLYDIGAVGMRLLTKYMNNEEISDSNVILPYRIEYRGTTR, encoded by the coding sequence ATGACCGTTACTATATATGACGTTGCAAGAGAAGCACGAGTATCCATGGCAACAGTATCTCGTGTTGTAAATGGCAACCAAAATGTGAAACCAGAAACCAGAGATAAAGTTAACGCAGTCATTAAAAAGTTAAATTATAGACCTAATGCGGTTGCTAGAGGTCTAGCAAGCAAGAAAACAACAACAGTAGGGGTAATTATACCAGATATTTCTAATGTCTATTACTCTCAATTAGCACGTGGTTTGGAAGATATTGCGACAATGTATAAATATCATTCAATCATTTCAAATTCAGATAATGATCCCGCAAAAGCTAAAGAAATTTTTAATAATCTGCTTAGCAAGCAAGTGGACGGTATTATCTTCTTGGGTGGTACATTGGATGAAGAGTTAGAACAATTAATTGAAACTTCTTCAGTACCTGTAGTAGTGTCTGGAACAAGTGATGACGATGAACATATTGCTTCTGTTAATATTAATTATAAACAAGCAGCTATTGACGTTACTGAACATTTAATTGAAACAGGGGCAAAGCAATTTGCATTTGTCGGAGGCAATAATTCAGAGAAAGCTGAAGCGGATGTTTTAGCAAGTTTAATCGAAGTGCTTGAAAAACATAATCTATCATTGAAAGATGAAATGAAATTTACAGGTAAAGAAACATATAAAGATGGTGTGAATGCGTTTGAAACTATTTCACAATATCAACCAGATGCCATTTTATCAATTAGTGATGAGCAAGCTATCGGTATTGTACATTCAGCTTTAGATGCAAATGTTCAAATTCCAGAAGACTTGCAAGTCGTAAGCTTTAATAATACACGACTTGTAGAAATGGTTCGTCCACAATTATCTAGTGTCATCCAACCGTTGTATGATATTGGTGCTGTAGGTATGCGTTTACTAACAAAATATATGAATAATGAAGAAATTTCAGATTCTAATGTTATCTTGCCTTATCGAATCGAATATCGTGGTACAACACGTTAA